GGCTCGTGCATTGGACTCGGTTGTTGCACAGTCTTGGCCCGTCCACGAAGTTATCGTGGTAGACGACGCATCATCGAAGTCTGAGCGGTTGGTGGCGCAAGAGATCATTGCAGGACGCGAGGGTACTCGTCTCATCTTGCTTGAGGTGAATGGCGGGCCGGCGAACGCAAGAAACATCGGGTGGAATGAAGCGAAGGCCGAATGGGTAGCGTTCCTTGACAGTGACGATGCATGGCATCCGCGGAAGATCGAGCTTCAAATTCAACACGCGATCGAATCGAATCCGCCAGCCGTACTAATCGCGAGTCGTACGGTGCAGGTCAATGCGCCATCAGACTTGGATTCGATCGAAGTGTCCTTAGACACACCCGCTATCCCGGTGCGGAAACGGGAACTGTTGTTGAGGAACCGAATGTCTACCCCGAGCGTCGTTTTGCGGCGAGAGATCCCGGAGCGATTCGCCGCTAACCGGAGGTTCTCCGAAGATTACGAATTATGGCTCACCCTCGTCGGCAAAGGTTACCCCGTATTGCTCATCGACGCGCCACTTGCAGCCGTATTCAAAGCACCATACGGAGCGTCCGGGCTATCTTCGCGCATTTGGTCGATGATTCTCGGTGAATATAGGGCATATCTCGGTGCTAGGAACGCCGGCGCATTATCCATGTTGGAAACGGTTTTCGGGATTCTGAATTCGACCGCGAAGTCATGTATTCGTTTGCTCAAGATCTTATCGAGCAAGATTCGCAGGGGTTTCACGTGAGCAGACTGGGCGGAGCTCTATTCTCAATTGGCTCGCTCAGCGTAGCGGTCGTGCAGTGGCTGCTCGTCTGGATGTTTGCACGCTTCGCAGGAGGACCGGAAGCTGTTGGCGAGTACGCGCTAGTGCTATCCGTTGCCACGCCGGTGTTTACTTTTGCACAACTAGGCTTGCGCACTGTTTACTTAAGCTTGCGCGCCAACTATCCTTGGCGCTCTTATATCACTCTAAGGATGGCGGGCTTGCTTCTCGCGGTCCTGATCCTTGTCTTGTATTTTCAGACTTCATCAACGGTGGGCTCGGCGCTTTGGGTAGCGGTGCTGCTATCTAAAGTTGTTACCGCGTACTTTGACATTCTCCAAGCACGGATTCAGCGTCATGGTCGCTTAATCGGCCTAGGAGCGCTCAATCTAGCAAACAGCCTCGGCACGATAGCATTCGCTGCATCGGCTCTTTTGATATTCGGCACAGTCTCTGCAGCAGTTTTTGCGTCGGCAATGGTGTCGACTGCGGTTGCAGCGGGGGCTCGGCGTCTCTCCAGACAACAATCGTCAGAGCGCGTAGAAGAAGGCAACGGCATTCGCGAGATTTTGCGGGCCGGCCTCCCTACAACGGTTGCAGAATTCCTAGCCGCGTTTGCAAGCTATTTGCCGATTCTTGTCCTGTCAAGGATTGCAGGTGAGGCGTTAGTCGGTCTCTTTTCCGCGGCCGCCTATTTACTCACCTTTGCCAACCTGTCCGGAGCCATCGCGAAGAATATTCTGATCACCGCTTTCAGACGAACGTTGGCAGACGAAGGTGTTCGGGCCCTGTTGCGGCGATCACACCGGGTTGTTTGGGGAGTCGGACTGGTCGGTTGTTGCGCGGCGCCGTTCGTGATTTTGTTAGGTGATCCTGTGATGCGATTGGTCTACGGTCCAGGATTTGGGATGTCGTATGGAGATCTTGCTCTGCTGACGGTCGCGCTGATTCCCATAGCGCCCTCTTACATTTACAGCACGACAATTAATGTTTTGGAACGGTTCTCCAGTCAGGCGTGGATCTGGGTAATGGCGCTTGTTCTTGGATTATCTACTGGCGTCGTCTGCTTCTTCCTTGGCGTTTCGTCGATCGCAATTGCGTTCGCTGTTGCGCTCGCCATCAGTTGGGCCCGTTTCCTTGGCGCTTTTTGGCTGGCGATGAGACTTGCCCGCAATTGAGTAGGCAAAGTTTCGGAGATGTTCGCTATGCATATCTAGAGCTGACGGGGCAATCACACCGAGAGGATGTACATGCGACGTATCAATGCAGTTGGTTACTACGGTTGGGACAATTTCGGGGACGAGTTATTCCGCATCGCGGTTCAGCGAAACCGTGAACTCATATGGGGTGAGGGGGCTCGCGTCCGCTCGTTTGTGACGCCGGTTCGCACCTTGCATCAGAATTTGGGGGTGCTGGGGCGAGTAACGAGGCTGGTTGAGACTCTGATCGGTGCTGTGTGGGCCGACACGGTTGCATTATGTGGCGGATCCGTGTTGGAAGACGTGCGCGGAACTCAGCGATTGCGAGGCCTCATACTTCGGAGACGAACCATCGAAGGCCTTGGGGTCTCGCTCGGTCCTTGGGAATCTGAAGCTCCACGAGAACGAGTTCAGGCCTACCTCAAGCGGATGGAACGCGTCGTGGTTCGCGATCAGGCATCGTCGGATCGATTGGGAGGTTCGGTGCCAGTCGGCGGCGACCTCGCAGCCTTATACCCGATGCCGAGGTTTAGCACGGGCGAGCGCAAGCATCTGACGATTTGTGTGTCAAAGGATTCACGATCAACGGTGGACGAACTGGTTGCTCTCCTTTCGGCCTTGCTGCGCGGTATCGACTTGCCAGTAAAGTTGCTTGCTCTAAATGTTCGTCGGTCGCATGGCGATGTCGAGTTCTCCCACGAAATTCGCGAACGCTTGCTGCCTCATCATTCGGATGTCGAGGTCGTTAAATTCGAATCGATTGATCAGAGCATCGGAATCATCGCGAAGTCGAAGGCCGTGTGGTCACAACGCCTGCACGGACTAATCGTCGCTTACCTTTGCGACGTGCCGATTCTCGCTCTGAGCCATCATCAGAAGATTTCTGATTTTGCAGCGCATATACGTCTTCCGACTCGGTTCCTTCGCACGGATCTAACTTTTGATGATGAAGTTCGGAGTGCAGCCGCCGAGACTTTGCTGGC
This DNA window, taken from Paramicrobacterium agarici, encodes the following:
- a CDS encoding lipopolysaccharide biosynthesis protein — protein: MYSFAQDLIEQDSQGFHVSRLGGALFSIGSLSVAVVQWLLVWMFARFAGGPEAVGEYALVLSVATPVFTFAQLGLRTVYLSLRANYPWRSYITLRMAGLLLAVLILVLYFQTSSTVGSALWVAVLLSKVVTAYFDILQARIQRHGRLIGLGALNLANSLGTIAFAASALLIFGTVSAAVFASAMVSTAVAAGARRLSRQQSSERVEEGNGIREILRAGLPTTVAEFLAAFASYLPILVLSRIAGEALVGLFSAAAYLLTFANLSGAIAKNILITAFRRTLADEGVRALLRRSHRVVWGVGLVGCCAAPFVILLGDPVMRLVYGPGFGMSYGDLALLTVALIPIAPSYIYSTTINVLERFSSQAWIWVMALVLGLSTGVVCFFLGVSSIAIAFAVALAISWARFLGAFWLAMRLARN
- a CDS encoding glycosyltransferase family 2 protein translates to MASDLVSVVIPHFNSSKTLARALDSVVAQSWPVHEVIVVDDASSKSERLVAQEIIAGREGTRLILLEVNGGPANARNIGWNEAKAEWVAFLDSDDAWHPRKIELQIQHAIESNPPAVLIASRTVQVNAPSDLDSIEVSLDTPAIPVRKRELLLRNRMSTPSVVLRREIPERFAANRRFSEDYELWLTLVGKGYPVLLIDAPLAAVFKAPYGASGLSSRIWSMILGEYRAYLGARNAGALSMLETVFGILNSTAKSCIRLLKILSSKIRRGFT
- a CDS encoding polysaccharide pyruvyl transferase family protein, whose amino-acid sequence is MRRINAVGYYGWDNFGDELFRIAVQRNRELIWGEGARVRSFVTPVRTLHQNLGVLGRVTRLVETLIGAVWADTVALCGGSVLEDVRGTQRLRGLILRRRTIEGLGVSLGPWESEAPRERVQAYLKRMERVVVRDQASSDRLGGSVPVGGDLAALYPMPRFSTGERKHLTICVSKDSRSTVDELVALLSALLRGIDLPVKLLALNVRRSHGDVEFSHEIRERLLPHHSDVEVVKFESIDQSIGIIAKSKAVWSQRLHGLIVAYLCDVPILALSHHQKISDFAAHIRLPTRFLRTDLTFDDEVRSAAAETLLANPKWEVTPQQYKDATIEAMRAS